From the Saccharobesus litoralis genome, one window contains:
- the rsxD gene encoding electron transport complex subunit RsxD: MSFKLASSPHTRRANKTANIMRWVALACIPGVITQWYCFGIGVLIQIFICIISAIVAEAICCQLRGRPVKQVINDHSALLTGLLLGICLPPLAPWWIGVIGSVFAITLVKQAYGGLGQNLFNPAMAGYVILLISFPVSMTGWIPPTDLITIPLSFSDYVSVVFSGYTAQGYSLEQIRSGIDGVTMATPLESVRNGLNQGLTYQEIIKQDVFSNGLGQGWFAVNIAFLLGGVVLLKQKIIKWQIPLSFLISLAIFSLISQAISPDGTGSMLLHMTSGATCFAAFFILTDPVSASTTDKGRLIFGALCGFLVFVIRQFGGYPDAVAFAVLLANMAVPLIDYYTQPRTFGHGSRS; the protein is encoded by the coding sequence ATGAGTTTTAAATTAGCCAGTTCACCTCACACACGCCGCGCAAATAAAACGGCCAATATCATGCGTTGGGTAGCCCTTGCCTGTATTCCAGGTGTTATTACCCAATGGTACTGCTTTGGGATCGGTGTATTAATTCAAATTTTCATTTGTATCATCAGTGCCATAGTTGCGGAAGCGATATGTTGTCAATTACGTGGGCGCCCAGTTAAACAGGTTATTAACGACCACTCTGCCCTGCTCACTGGATTATTACTGGGTATTTGTTTACCGCCATTAGCCCCTTGGTGGATAGGTGTGATAGGGAGTGTTTTTGCTATTACTCTAGTCAAACAAGCCTATGGCGGGCTCGGTCAAAACTTGTTTAACCCAGCTATGGCCGGTTATGTCATATTACTGATTTCCTTTCCTGTCTCCATGACAGGTTGGATCCCCCCTACCGATCTCATCACCATCCCGTTAAGCTTTTCAGATTATGTGTCAGTGGTATTTAGCGGTTATACCGCTCAAGGCTATTCATTAGAACAAATTCGCTCAGGCATTGATGGCGTGACAATGGCAACGCCGTTAGAATCTGTGCGCAATGGCTTAAACCAAGGCTTAACCTACCAAGAAATCATAAAGCAAGATGTATTTAGCAACGGCTTAGGGCAAGGTTGGTTTGCGGTCAACATAGCTTTTTTATTAGGTGGTGTGGTCTTACTTAAACAAAAAATAATAAAATGGCAAATACCGCTATCCTTTTTAATATCATTAGCTATTTTTAGTTTAATTTCGCAAGCGATTAGTCCTGACGGCACAGGTTCAATGTTGTTACACATGACCTCGGGTGCGACTTGTTTTGCCGCATTTTTTATATTAACCGATCCGGTTTCAGCATCTACCACCGATAAAGGTCGCCTAATATTTGGTGCGCTATGTGGCTTTTTAGTCTTTGTTATTCGTCAATTTGGCGGTTATCCAGACGCTGTAGCTTTTGCCGTATTATTAGCCAATATGGCAGTCCCCTTGATTGATTACTACACCCAGCCACGTACTTTTGGCCACGGGAGTCGCTCATGA
- the rsxG gene encoding electron transport complex subunit RsxG, translating to MKISHSMQKSSFILAGFAIATTGLVTLTHLLTAPEIAKQQKLATQKNLDEIVSPDTYNNQPSTDCVIDIDSNGNTIKIFRARYKESESDKGKAVAAAIESIAPDGYSGRIDLLVALDMDNTILGVRTIKHKETPGLGDKIELAKSPWITHFRSKTIEQNNLQAWAVKKDGGAFDQFTGATITPRAVVNSVKRTSLWFANNKQRIFNLPSNCEHTK from the coding sequence ATGAAAATCAGTCATTCAATGCAAAAATCAAGTTTCATTCTCGCAGGGTTTGCTATTGCAACTACAGGCTTGGTCACATTAACTCATTTGTTAACGGCTCCTGAAATTGCTAAACAACAAAAACTCGCGACACAAAAAAACTTAGACGAAATAGTCTCTCCTGACACATACAACAATCAGCCCAGTACAGACTGTGTTATTGACATAGATAGCAATGGCAATACGATAAAAATATTTCGCGCCCGTTATAAAGAAAGCGAATCAGACAAAGGTAAAGCCGTTGCTGCCGCGATTGAAAGCATAGCCCCAGATGGTTACTCAGGCCGTATTGATTTACTAGTCGCCTTAGATATGGACAACACCATTTTAGGGGTGCGAACCATTAAACACAAAGAGACACCCGGTCTCGGCGACAAGATTGAGTTAGCCAAATCGCCTTGGATCACTCATTTTCGTAGTAAAACCATTGAGCAAAATAACCTACAAGCTTGGGCCGTTAAAAAAGATGGCGGCGCATTTGATCAATTTACCGGCGCAACGATCACACCAAGAGCCGTGGTAAACAGTGTAAAACGCACTAGCCTTTGGTTTGCCAATAACAAGCAAAGAATATTTAATTTGCCGAGTAACTGTGAGCATACAAAATGA
- a CDS encoding electron transport complex subunit E: MNQLSEISWQGLWKNNPALVQMLGLCPLLAVTNTVVNGLGLGLATLFVLIGSNITVSIVRNWVPNEIRIPVFVMIIAGLVTVVQLLMNAYTYELYQTLGIFIPLIVTNCAIIGRAEAFASKNNVKLAAWDGLMMGLGFLAILVILGAIREVLGNGTLLAGSHLLFGQIATNWQITLFQAEEAFLAAILPPGAFIALGLLIAIKNRLETRIESLFAPQKEQKVKTERARVTTET, encoded by the coding sequence ATGAATCAACTCAGTGAAATTAGCTGGCAAGGATTATGGAAAAACAACCCAGCCTTAGTACAAATGTTAGGGCTTTGTCCGTTACTGGCGGTTACCAATACAGTTGTTAATGGTTTAGGTTTAGGGCTTGCCACCCTATTTGTACTTATCGGCTCTAACATAACCGTATCTATCGTCAGAAACTGGGTACCGAATGAAATCCGCATACCCGTGTTTGTTATGATTATTGCCGGATTAGTGACAGTTGTTCAGCTGTTAATGAATGCCTATACCTATGAGTTGTACCAAACATTGGGCATTTTTATCCCGCTTATTGTCACCAACTGCGCCATTATCGGCCGCGCAGAAGCGTTCGCCTCTAAAAATAACGTAAAACTCGCTGCTTGGGATGGCTTAATGATGGGACTCGGATTTCTTGCGATTCTAGTTATTTTAGGCGCCATTCGCGAAGTGTTAGGTAACGGCACTTTATTAGCTGGCAGCCATTTGTTATTTGGTCAAATTGCGACTAATTGGCAAATCACCCTATTTCAAGCCGAAGAAGCTTTCTTAGCAGCGATATTACCACCAGGCGCATTTATTGCGTTAGGATTATTAATCGCCATTAAAAATCGCTTAGAAACCCGTATAGAGTCTTTATTTGCGCCGCAAAAAGAACAAAAAGTCAAAACTGAACGCGCTCGCGTCACAACTGAAACTTAA
- the nth gene encoding endonuclease III produces MSTSISKKEKVQAIIEILDELYPEVPIPLDHKDPYTLLVAVLLSAQCTDERVNQITPKLFAKADNPYDMVKMTIDEIKEIIKPCGLSPMKSKGIWHLSEMIINQHNGEVPQNFKDLEAMPGVGHKTASVVMAQAFNVPAFPVDTHIHRLMYRWGLSNGKSVEQTERDGKRLFPKERWNDLHLQIIYYGREYCPARGFDLDKCVITRKYGRRSYINEVLKEQAQKNK; encoded by the coding sequence ATGAGTACATCTATCAGTAAAAAAGAAAAAGTTCAGGCAATCATCGAGATCCTTGACGAGCTGTATCCTGAGGTCCCTATTCCACTTGATCACAAAGATCCATACACCTTATTAGTTGCTGTATTACTATCTGCTCAATGCACCGATGAACGTGTAAACCAAATCACGCCTAAGCTATTTGCAAAAGCCGATAATCCTTATGACATGGTCAAAATGACCATTGATGAAATAAAAGAAATAATCAAACCATGTGGTTTATCACCAATGAAGTCAAAAGGTATCTGGCACCTTTCTGAGATGATCATTAATCAGCATAATGGTGAAGTGCCACAGAATTTTAAAGATCTTGAAGCAATGCCTGGAGTTGGTCACAAAACCGCATCAGTAGTAATGGCTCAAGCTTTCAACGTTCCTGCTTTCCCTGTAGATACTCATATTCATCGCTTGATGTATCGTTGGGGCTTGTCAAATGGCAAGAGCGTCGAGCAAACAGAGCGTGATGGTAAACGCCTTTTCCCTAAGGAGCGCTGGAATGATCTGCACTTACAAATTATTTACTATGGTCGTGAATATTGCCCAGCGAGGGGCTTTGACTTAGATAAGTGTGTTATTACCAGAAAATATGGTCGCCGAAGCTATATTAACGAAGTTTTAAAAGAGCAAGCCCAAAAGAATAAATAG
- a CDS encoding MipA/OmpV family protein → MKNITAVFIAIIVNCFSIYTAIAQDKNSVLVPLPSVDDFTKGENGWAFGLGVGIEYETAYEGSDEFGLEVQPAGAVQWRNGDHIYYFAGEAFGWRGLLSDNWLLDALVGFEEGRAESDSDEGRLNGLGEQEEAFELVLQARRSFTSDWRYWLVGRLVTGDEGNLGLFGAGRRFGHQTDGTGSEINVVVVVHDSEYANKGFGINKSQSANSGLKETNLSGGLRSIGIDYNYRHNINDNWQIFGEALFEYFSSEVRNSPIARSNYETEVGIGVIYIF, encoded by the coding sequence ATGAAGAATATAACAGCCGTTTTCATAGCCATAATTGTTAACTGTTTTTCCATTTATACGGCGATAGCACAAGACAAGAATTCAGTTTTGGTTCCCTTACCCTCTGTTGATGACTTTACAAAAGGGGAAAATGGATGGGCGTTTGGGTTAGGAGTTGGTATTGAATATGAAACTGCTTATGAAGGTTCAGATGAATTTGGATTAGAAGTCCAGCCCGCTGGTGCAGTGCAGTGGCGAAATGGTGACCATATATACTACTTTGCAGGGGAAGCATTTGGCTGGAGGGGGCTTCTGTCAGATAATTGGTTATTAGATGCCTTAGTTGGGTTTGAAGAAGGCCGAGCTGAAAGTGACTCAGATGAAGGACGGCTTAATGGCCTAGGCGAACAAGAAGAAGCTTTTGAACTTGTGCTTCAAGCTCGTCGTTCTTTTACTTCTGATTGGCGCTATTGGTTAGTTGGTCGTTTAGTGACAGGTGATGAAGGCAATTTAGGTTTATTTGGCGCTGGTCGTCGTTTTGGTCATCAAACCGACGGTACTGGGTCTGAAATCAACGTGGTTGTTGTTGTTCATGACAGCGAATATGCCAACAAAGGTTTTGGCATCAATAAGTCTCAATCAGCTAATTCTGGCTTGAAAGAAACTAATCTCAGTGGTGGACTACGCTCAATTGGCATAGATTATAATTATCGGCACAATATCAATGATAATTGGCAAATCTTCGGCGAAGCCCTTTTTGAATACTTCAGTAGTGAAGTCAGAAACAGCCCTATTGCTCGCAGTAATTATGAAACTGAGGTAGGTATTGGGGTTATTTATATATTTTAG